In Methanobacterium spitsbergense, a single genomic region encodes these proteins:
- a CDS encoding TMEM175 family protein, translating to MVESEISGTMDTKRLETLVDGIFAIAMTLLVLGLAAPQISGPLTNAAVTNAILNIIPNLISLIISFVLLAVFWKIHHRIFKQIDRMDGTLLWINVIWLLFIVLVPFSSTLTGDYGQFPVTHVVFNLNMLGIAVLLFLNWEYATRHNFILDTVDKAQIIFTKRINIAFTGLVFLAILLSYYIPSYAEVVYLIIFPLEQVLQRL from the coding sequence ATGGTTGAATCTGAAATTTCTGGTACAATGGACACTAAACGTCTTGAAACTCTTGTTGATGGTATATTTGCCATTGCTATGACTTTGCTGGTTTTGGGGTTAGCTGCTCCTCAAATCTCTGGCCCGTTAACTAATGCAGCTGTGACAAATGCTATTCTTAATATCATACCAAATCTTATATCACTTATAATTAGTTTCGTTCTTCTTGCTGTTTTCTGGAAAATACACCATCGTATTTTTAAACAGATAGACAGGATGGATGGCACATTGTTGTGGATAAATGTGATCTGGCTGCTGTTTATTGTATTGGTTCCATTTTCATCAACATTAACAGGTGATTACGGCCAGTTTCCAGTAACACATGTTGTGTTTAATTTAAACATGCTGGGTATAGCTGTACTTCTCTTCTTAAACTGGGAATATGCAACTAGACACAATTTTATACTTGATACAGTAGACAAAGCACAGATTATCTTCACAAAAAGGATTAATATCGCATTTACCGGTCTGGTGTTTCTGGCAATATTGCTCTCCTATTACATCCCATCATATGCGGAAGTAGTTTATTTAATTATCTTCCCATTAGAACAGGTGTTACAGCGGTTGTAA